One genomic segment of Pongo pygmaeus isolate AG05252 chromosome 19, NHGRI_mPonPyg2-v2.0_pri, whole genome shotgun sequence includes these proteins:
- the WNT9B gene encoding protein Wnt-9b isoform X1 — protein MRPPPALALAGLCLLALPAAAAAASYFGLTGREVLTPFPGLGTAAAPAQGGAHLKQCDLLKLSRRQKQLCRREPGLAETLRDAAHLGLLECQFQFRHERWNCSLEGRTGLLKRGFKETAFLYAVSSAALTHTLARACSAGRMERCTCDDSLGLESRQAWQWGVCGDNLKYSTKFLSNFLGSKRGNKDLRARADAHNTHVGIKAVKSGLRTTCKCHGVSGSCAVRTCWKQLSPFRETGQVLKLRYDSAVKVSSATNEALGRLELWASARQGSLTKGLAPRSGDLVYMEDSPSFCRPSKYSPGTAGRVCSREASCSSLCCGRGYDTQSRLVAFSCHCQVQWCCYVECQQCVQEELVYTCKH, from the exons ATGCGCCCCCCGCCCGCGCTGGCCCTGGCCGGGCTCTGCCTGCTGGCGctgcccgccgccgccgccgccgcctcctacTTCGG CCTGACCGGGCGGGAAGTCCTGACGCCCTTCCCAGGATTGGGCACTGCGGCGGCCCCGGCACAGGGCGGGGCCCACCTGAAGCAGTGTGACCTGCTGAAGCTGTCCCGGCGGCAGAAGCAGCTCTGCCGGAGGGAGCCCGGCCTGGCTGAGACCCTGAGGGACGCTGCGCACCTCGGCCTGCTTGAGTGCCAGTTTCAGTTCCGGCATGAGCGCTGGAACTGTAGCCTGGAGGGCAGGACAGGCCTGCTCaagagag GCTTTAAAGAGACAGCTTTCCTGTACGCGGTGTCCTCTGCCGCCCTCACCCACACCCTGGCCCGGGCCTGCAGCGCTGGGCGCATGGAGCGCTGCACCTGTGATGACTCTCTGGGGCTGGAGAGCCGGCAGGCCTGGCAGTGGGGCGTGTGCGGTGACAACCTCAAGTACAGCACCAAGTTTCTGAGCAACTTCCTGGGGTCCAAGAGAGGAAACAAGGACCTGCGGGCACGGGCAGACGCCCACAACACCCACGTGGGCATCAAG GCTGTGAAGAGTGGCCTCAGGACCACGTGTAAGTGCCATGGCGTATCAGGCTCCTGTGCCGTGCGCACCTGCTGGAAGCAGCTCTCCCCCTTCCGTGAGACAGGCCAGGTGCTGAAACTGCGCTATGACTCGGCTGTCAAGGTGTCCAGCGCCACCAATGAGGCCTTGGGCCGCCTAGAGCTGTGGGCCTCTGCCAGGCAGGGCAGCCTCACCAAAGGCCTGGCCCCGAGGTCTGGGGACCTGGTCTACATGGAGGACTCACCCAGCTTCTGCCGGCCCAGCAAGTACTCGCCTGGCACGGCAGGTAGGGTGTGCTCCCGGGAGGCCAGCTGCAGCAGCCTGTGCTGCGGGCGGGGCTATGACACCCAGAGCCGCCTGGTGGCCTTCTCCTGCcactgccaggtgcagtggtgctgCTACGTGGAGTGCCAGCAATGTGTGCAGGAGGAGCTTGTGTACACCTGCAAGCACTAG
- the WNT9B gene encoding protein Wnt-9b isoform X2 codes for MRPPPALALAGLCLLALPAAAAAASYFGLTGREVLTPFPGLGTAAAPAQGGAHLKQCDLLKLSRRQKQLCRREPGLAETLRDAAHLGLLECQFQFRHERWNCSLEGRTGLLKRGFKETAFLYAVSSAALTHTLARACSAGRMERCTCDDSLGLESRQAWQWGVCGDNLKYSTKFLSNFLGSKRGNKDLRARADAHNTHVGIKAVKSGLRTTCKCHGVSGSCAVRTCWKQLSPFRETGQVLKLRYDSAVKVSSATNEALGRLELWASARQGSLTKGLAPRSGDLVYMEDSPSFCRPSKYSPGTAGWSAVARFWLVATSTSRTQAILLSQPPE; via the exons ATGCGCCCCCCGCCCGCGCTGGCCCTGGCCGGGCTCTGCCTGCTGGCGctgcccgccgccgccgccgccgcctcctacTTCGG CCTGACCGGGCGGGAAGTCCTGACGCCCTTCCCAGGATTGGGCACTGCGGCGGCCCCGGCACAGGGCGGGGCCCACCTGAAGCAGTGTGACCTGCTGAAGCTGTCCCGGCGGCAGAAGCAGCTCTGCCGGAGGGAGCCCGGCCTGGCTGAGACCCTGAGGGACGCTGCGCACCTCGGCCTGCTTGAGTGCCAGTTTCAGTTCCGGCATGAGCGCTGGAACTGTAGCCTGGAGGGCAGGACAGGCCTGCTCaagagag GCTTTAAAGAGACAGCTTTCCTGTACGCGGTGTCCTCTGCCGCCCTCACCCACACCCTGGCCCGGGCCTGCAGCGCTGGGCGCATGGAGCGCTGCACCTGTGATGACTCTCTGGGGCTGGAGAGCCGGCAGGCCTGGCAGTGGGGCGTGTGCGGTGACAACCTCAAGTACAGCACCAAGTTTCTGAGCAACTTCCTGGGGTCCAAGAGAGGAAACAAGGACCTGCGGGCACGGGCAGACGCCCACAACACCCACGTGGGCATCAAG GCTGTGAAGAGTGGCCTCAGGACCACGTGTAAGTGCCATGGCGTATCAGGCTCCTGTGCCGTGCGCACCTGCTGGAAGCAGCTCTCCCCCTTCCGTGAGACAGGCCAGGTGCTGAAACTGCGCTATGACTCGGCTGTCAAGGTGTCCAGCGCCACCAATGAGGCCTTGGGCCGCCTAGAGCTGTGGGCCTCTGCCAGGCAGGGCAGCCTCACCAAAGGCCTGGCCCCGAGGTCTGGGGACCTGGTCTACATGGAGGACTCACCCAGCTTCTGCCGGCCCAGCAAGTACTCGCCTGGCACGGCAG